The Candidatus Paceibacterota bacterium region AAGATCGGGACGGATATTTTTATACACGGCCTTTCGCACTGCGAAGAAAAGTTTTTTGACGTTATATCCGCCCTCCTGCCCGCCTATCTGATAGCCCCATGACGTCGAATCGGATCGGTCGGTGACGAAATGTCTTCCGGAAGCGATGACCTCCTCGGCTTTTCTTGCCATATGATCGGCGCGACCGGCGGATACGAGCAGGAATTGCGTGATCGCATTGGCTTCTTTCGCATATTTCGACTGGAGCATCACGGCGCGAATCTCTTCAGCATACGGCGTGCCGCCAGGCTCTCGCGAGAATTCGATCGCGGGATATTTTCCCTTGAGCCTCTCTATGACCGTGCCCTTTCCCGATCCTTCGCCTCCGTCTATAACGATGAAATAGCCTTCCGAGGGATCATGCCTCTTGAATGCCTTGGATATGGCGTTCGTTAAAAAGACTTTCGAGTAGAGAAACGCCGTTCTCATGTTATTTCGCCCGCAAGACCCTATCTATCTGCTTCGCGAGGACGATCATGTCTTTCTCTTTCTTGCCGCGCGTGGTCTCACCAGCAGTACCGAGTCTGATACCTGATGGATCAACAGGCGGTCGCGCATCGAACGGAATGGCGTTCTTGTTCACGATTATGCCGGCCTTTTCGAGCTTATCGGACGCTTCCCTGCCGCTGACACCCTGTGATGCCACGTCGAGAAGTATCAGATGGCTGTCAGTGCCGCCTGAAATGACCCTCCAGCCGAGCTTTACGAGCTCTGCAGCCAGCGTCCGCGCGTTTTTAATGACTTGCGCGGCATATTTTTTGAATGCGGGAGACGCAGCTTCTCTCAGGGCCACGGCGATGGCGGCCGTCTGATTCATATGAGGGCCGCCCTGGAGACCCGGGAATATAGCCTTGTCTATCTTCTTGTTGAGCTCGCGGGCGTCCTTTTTCGCGAAGACGAGAGCGCCGCGCGGGCCGCGGAGCGTCTTATGGGTCGTGGTCGTGACAATGTCGGCAAACGGGAATGGCGACGGATATGCCTTGCCCGCGACGAGACCCGCGATATGGGACATGTCGACCATGAGATATGCGCCGCACGCATCGGCGATCTCGCGAAATCTCTTCCAGTCGACGATACGCGGATACGCCGTGAAGCCGGCGATGATCATCTTCGGCTTTTCGCGCAGAGCGATATCGCGCAACTCCGCATAGTCGAGGACTTCGGTTTCTTTCGAAACGCCATATGGCACCTGGGTCCAGAATTTGCCCGTGGCAGAGACTTTATGGCCGTGAGTCAGATGTCCGCCTTGATCCAAAGACATGCCCATGACCTTTTCTCCTTTTTCCAAAAGCGCGACGTATACAGAGAGATTCGCCGGCGAACCGGATAATGCCTGCGTGTTTACATGCCATTCCTCCGGGTTAAGGCCGAATAACTTGAGAGCACGTTCAGCGGCCATGTCCTCTACCTTATCCACGATCGCATTGCCGCCGTAATAGCGCTTACCCGAATAACCTTCGGCATATTTATTCGTGAGCTCGGAACCGAGAGCGTCGAGTACGTCCTTCGACACATAGTTCTCCGACGCGATGAGATTGACGACCGATTTCTGCCTCTTCTGCTCCGCCTTGATCAGCTTTTCTGCCTGTTTGTCTTTCATAAGCCCATTCTATTACAATAAGCAGCATGAGAGAAATCATCATCGTAGACGACCTTTCACCGGAGCCTGGAGCGATGGTGCAAGCGCTTTATTCCCGCGATCCCCGCAGCGTCAAAGACCATTTGGTCCAAGTCCGCGAGAAAGGCGCCGAGAAATTCATGTCATCGTATTACGTCGGCTATGGGCACAAGTCCATCGGCGACTGCGGCACGACGTCTATATTCGCCGAGAACGTTTCGATGCTCGTCGCCAAGGCTATCCAGGATTGGCCTTTGTATAACGGCCAGGAAGCCTCGACGCGATATCTCGATATGGCTGCGCAAGAAGTCGTCGATCCTGTCGGCACCCCTGACAGCAAGGCTATCCAGGACGAATGGATGCGATTCTATCGCTATGCCCTCGACAAGCTCGTGCCTGTCCTGAAACAGCGCTTCCCTATCCAGCCCGAACAGAAGGAGACAGTATATGAGAAAGCGGTCAAAGCTCGCGCATTCGACATCGCCCGCGGCTTCCTGCCTGCCGGCGTAACGACGTACGCCGCATGGCACACCAACCTCCGCCAGGCATACGATCACATCAAAGAGATGCGCCACCATCCATTGGCCGAAGTGCGCGAGACTGCCGCTTTGATCCATGACGAGCTCAAGAAAAAATATGCGTCGAGCTTCTCCCACAAGGAATATCCGATGGAAGAAGCATATGTCGAGGAGAGCATGAGGCAATTCGCGTTCTTCGACGATGCGGAAGCTGTCAAAGGGTTCTCATATGACGCGCGCATGCTCGACCTGAACGGCCTCGCAAAGCACCAGAAGCTCCTCGCCGAGAGGCCTGCGAAGGCAGAATTGCATCAGCGCATGCGCCAGTACGGCAATATAGTATTCGCTTTCCCTCTCGATTTCGGCTCGTACCGCGACCTTCAGCGCCACCGAAGCTGCATCCAGGAGATGCCCCTTCTCTCTACCCGTCACGGCTTCTATCCGTGGTATCTCGAACAGCTCCCTGAAGACCTGCGCGGCGAAGCCGTAAAGGTATTAAAGGAACAGGAAGATCGCATCGCGAGACTCGATGCGACGCCCGAGATCAGGCAATATTACATCGCCATGGGATACACCGTTGCCGTAAAGATGACCGCGCCGCTTCCCGCAGCCGTCTATACCGCCGAATTACGCTCGTCGGACACCGTACACCCGACGCTTCGCGTCCAAGCGCAGAGGATGGGTGACGCGATCAAGGAAGCCGTTCCCGGCATCGCCATGCATCACGATCTGACGCCTGGCACCTGGAACATCAAGCGCGGCAATCACGATATCGTGAAGAAATAATTGACTGGATTCAAAGCCTCCTGTAGGGTGCAGTGAGAATTAAACCAAAGGAGGTTTGAAATGGAAAAACTGAAAGTCTACGTCGCCCTGTCTCTGACCCATGTGAAGACGGAAGCGGAGAAAGACGAGGTTCGAGCATTCATGAAATGGCTCCCGGCGACATTCGACGTCGAGATCCTGAAATGGGCGTTCGACCTCGAACGCTGGGAGCCCCAACCCGTTGCGGACATCTACGCATACGACACCGAGCGCGTAAAGGCCGCGGACCTCATGATCGTCCTGTATCTTTCGAACG contains the following coding sequences:
- the tmk gene encoding dTMP kinase, whose protein sequence is MRTAFLYSKVFLTNAISKAFKRHDPSEGYFIVIDGGEGSGKGTVIERLKGKYPAIEFSREPGGTPYAEEIRAVMLQSKYAKEANAITQFLLVSAGRADHMARKAEEVIASGRHFVTDRSDSTSWGYQIGGQEGGYNVKKLFFAVRKAVYKNIRPDLHIILEVDPKEGARRVAARKGEINHFDERKRDFHERVMKAYRTFGKLFPGEVRFVDANRSKDEVFAEVDSMLSSYILK
- the glyA gene encoding serine hydroxymethyltransferase — encoded protein: MKDKQAEKLIKAEQKRQKSVVNLIASENYVSKDVLDALGSELTNKYAEGYSGKRYYGGNAIVDKVEDMAAERALKLFGLNPEEWHVNTQALSGSPANLSVYVALLEKGEKVMGMSLDQGGHLTHGHKVSATGKFWTQVPYGVSKETEVLDYAELRDIALREKPKMIIAGFTAYPRIVDWKRFREIADACGAYLMVDMSHIAGLVAGKAYPSPFPFADIVTTTTHKTLRGPRGALVFAKKDARELNKKIDKAIFPGLQGGPHMNQTAAIAVALREAASPAFKKYAAQVIKNARTLAAELVKLGWRVISGGTDSHLILLDVASQGVSGREASDKLEKAGIIVNKNAIPFDARPPVDPSGIRLGTAGETTRGKKEKDMIVLAKQIDRVLRAK
- a CDS encoding FAD-dependent thymidylate synthase, translating into MREIIIVDDLSPEPGAMVQALYSRDPRSVKDHLVQVREKGAEKFMSSYYVGYGHKSIGDCGTTSIFAENVSMLVAKAIQDWPLYNGQEASTRYLDMAAQEVVDPVGTPDSKAIQDEWMRFYRYALDKLVPVLKQRFPIQPEQKETVYEKAVKARAFDIARGFLPAGVTTYAAWHTNLRQAYDHIKEMRHHPLAEVRETAALIHDELKKKYASSFSHKEYPMEEAYVEESMRQFAFFDDAEAVKGFSYDARMLDLNGLAKHQKLLAERPAKAELHQRMRQYGNIVFAFPLDFGSYRDLQRHRSCIQEMPLLSTRHGFYPWYLEQLPEDLRGEAVKVLKEQEDRIARLDATPEIRQYYIAMGYTVAVKMTAPLPAAVYTAELRSSDTVHPTLRVQAQRMGDAIKEAVPGIAMHHDLTPGTWNIKRGNHDIVKK